The following proteins are co-located in the Macadamia integrifolia cultivar HAES 741 chromosome 3, SCU_Mint_v3, whole genome shotgun sequence genome:
- the LOC122072948 gene encoding stigma-specific STIG1-like protein 1, which yields MKLVKLFFVLAIAMALIIGITAAMPEEEEEAEVEVEDNGEQPSSSSSSLRGIGRFLKQNYSSNPRLQMTCNKYPRICRAKGSPGPDCCSKKCVNVKTDRLNCGFCGKKCKYNEICCGGKCINPSSNKKHCGQCNIKCKKGYSCELGICNYA from the coding sequence ATGAAGTTGGTTAAGTTGTTCTTTGTTCTAGCAATAGCCATGGCCTTAATCATAGGCATCACAGCAGCAATgccagaggaagaagaagaagcagaagtaGAAGTAGAAGATAATGGTGAACaaccatcatcttcttcatcttctttgagGGGAATTGGTAGGTTCCTGAAACAAAATTACAGCAGCAACCCTAGGCTGCAAATGACTTGTAACAAATATCCTAGGATATGTAGAGCTAAGGGTAGCCCTGGACCTGATTGCTGCAGCAAGAAATGTGTCAATGTGAAAACAGACAGACTCAATTGTGGTTTTTGTGGGAAGAAGTGCAAGTACAATGAGATATGTTGTGGGGGTAAATGTATCAACCCTTCCTCCAACAAGAAGCATTGTGGGCAATGCAACATCAAGTGCAAGAAAGGGTACTCCTGTGAACTGGGTATATGCAACTAcgcttag
- the LOC122073753 gene encoding uncharacterized protein LOC122073753 encodes MPTPSHMLFADDIFIFTNASIRYVRNLKSFLIMYEECSGQHISLEKSKVFLGNISAAKKLVIGEKMGIPICSLPTKYLGVEIFKGRVKKEFLLPVLDKVKARLADWKGRLLSMAGRVELARTVVTGIPMHSFSVYWWSSELIKIMEKWIHNFI; translated from the coding sequence ATGCCTACCCCTAGTCATATGCTGTTCGCCGACGACATATTCATATTCACCAATGCATCTATAAGGTACGTCAGGAATCTTAAATCCTTCTTAATTATGTATGAAGAATGCTCAGGTCAACACATCAGCTTGGAGAAGAGCAAGGTGTTTTTAGGGAACATCTCTGCTGCTAAAAAGCTTGTAATAGGAGAGAAGATGGGAATCCCAATTTGTAGTTTGCCCACTAAGTATTTGggtgtggaaattttcaaaggtaGAGTTAAGAAAGAATTCCTCCTCCCTGTGTTGGACAAAGTTAAAGCGAGACTTGCGGACTGGAAGGGAAGGCTGCTCTCTATGGCAGGTAGAGTGGAGCTCGCCAGAACTGTGGTGACGGGCATACCCATGCATAGCTTCTCTGTATATTGGTGGTCATCTGAGCTCATCAAGATCATGGAGAAGTGGATTCACAACTTCATCTGA